A single region of the Pirellulales bacterium genome encodes:
- a CDS encoding cytochrome P450, translating to MAAKFDPPRVKGRPIVGNVGELRRDRLGFFLDCARKHGTIVRMKFGPREPVLISDPALIEQVLVTENRHFVKSRPFQLLQGVLGDGLVTSSGALWLRQRRLMQPAFHRGQVEAYAPIVVGLTERTLAQWRLGQTFDLHAQMMQLTLAIVAKALLDVEMTADFERVGAAIDVLMEDFVYRLGNLMPIPKRVPTPWNRRVQRTIAELDQLIYGIIADRRGNPSAGDDLLSRMMRSQDADDGSAMSDRQLRDEVITLLSAGHETTATALAWTWYLLGKHPQVESRLRAELQNVLGGRTPTVADVPRLQFVEQIIMESMRLYPPVFAMGRMAKEPCVIGGFDIPKGTAFLMSQWVSHRDPKYFDAPEEFRPERWADERMRQLPKFAYYPFGGGPRLCIGAPLAMLEAVLIVATVAQRFRFELVEDHPVKLWPCVTLRPRHGIKAICRSAASTSAAISSLPAPI from the coding sequence ATGGCAGCCAAATTCGATCCGCCGCGAGTGAAGGGCCGGCCGATTGTCGGCAATGTCGGCGAGTTGCGGCGGGATCGACTCGGCTTTTTTCTCGATTGCGCGCGAAAGCATGGCACGATCGTGCGCATGAAATTCGGGCCGCGCGAGCCGGTGCTGATCAGCGATCCGGCATTGATCGAACAAGTGTTGGTTACGGAGAACCGGCATTTCGTCAAGAGCCGGCCGTTTCAGCTTCTGCAAGGCGTGCTCGGCGATGGGCTCGTGACAAGCAGCGGGGCGCTTTGGCTCCGCCAGCGGCGGCTCATGCAGCCGGCATTCCACCGAGGCCAAGTCGAGGCCTACGCCCCAATCGTCGTCGGCCTGACTGAGCGAACGCTTGCGCAATGGCGATTAGGCCAGACGTTTGACCTGCACGCGCAGATGATGCAGCTGACGCTGGCGATCGTTGCCAAGGCGCTGTTGGATGTCGAAATGACCGCCGATTTCGAGCGCGTCGGCGCAGCGATCGACGTGCTCATGGAAGATTTTGTCTACCGGCTCGGCAATCTGATGCCGATTCCCAAGCGCGTGCCGACGCCCTGGAATCGCCGCGTCCAGCGAACCATTGCCGAGTTGGACCAATTGATCTACGGCATCATCGCCGATCGCCGCGGCAATCCCTCGGCGGGCGACGATCTGCTGTCAAGAATGATGCGGTCGCAAGACGCCGACGACGGCAGCGCCATGAGCGATCGGCAATTGCGCGATGAAGTGATTACGCTCCTCTCCGCCGGGCATGAAACCACGGCGACGGCCCTCGCTTGGACATGGTATCTGCTGGGCAAGCACCCCCAGGTGGAATCGCGGCTGCGGGCCGAATTGCAAAACGTGCTCGGCGGACGAACGCCGACGGTGGCCGATGTGCCGCGATTGCAGTTCGTCGAACAGATCATCATGGAATCGATGCGGCTTTATCCGCCGGTGTTTGCGATGGGACGGATGGCCAAGGAGCCATGTGTTATCGGCGGATTCGACATCCCGAAGGGGACGGCGTTTCTGATGAGCCAATGGGTGAGCCATCGCGACCCGAAGTATTTCGATGCGCCGGAAGAATTTCGCCCCGAACGCTGGGCGGACGAACGCATGCGGCAGTTGCCGAAGTTTGCCTATTACCCGTTCGGCGGCGGGCCGCGGCTGTGCATCGGCGCGCCGCTGGCGATGCTCGAAGCGGTGCTGATCGTGGCAACGGTCGCACAGCGATTTCGCTTCGAGTTGGTCGAAGACCATCCGGTGAAGCTATGGCCGTGCGTAACGCTGCGGCCGCGACACGGCATCAAGGCGATCTGTAGGAGTGCGGCTTCGACGTCGGCCGCTATTTCTTCTTTGCCGGCTCCGATTTAG
- a CDS encoding acyclic terpene utilization AtuA family protein, with translation MLLPPLRIANGAGFLGDNLDAPRLVVEAGGVDYLTLEYLAELTLSILARAREKDPAAGYARDFITVLKSLCPALVAQPQLRIVTNAGGMNPIACARAAAEVLRDAGIVDAVIGVVTGDDILGRLQEIQDGGCDLENLDTGRPLAELASQAGKPDLRAIVSANVYLGATPIAEALAAGARIVITGRVADASLTVGPATFEFGWKWDDWNALAGASVAGHLIECGAQATGGLYRHWQSLDLANVGYPIAELMADGTATITKPPGTGGAVTRQTVAEQLVYEIGDPAHYLTPDVDVDFTTVELSETGPDRVSVRGATGRPAPQTYKASLAYRAGYSASGQLLVYGHDCVSKSRQCADMILRRVARAGYTFEASHVECLGAAASVPGLHPPPADLREVVLRLTVRDPRREAVERFTAEFAPLITSGPPGLAGYAAGRPAVRPVLAYWPALVPRNLIAAKVECRSAADWIE, from the coding sequence ATGTTGCTACCGCCGCTCCGCATCGCCAACGGCGCCGGCTTCTTGGGCGATAATCTCGATGCGCCGCGATTGGTCGTCGAAGCGGGCGGGGTCGATTATCTTACGCTCGAATATCTCGCCGAGCTGACGCTTTCGATCCTCGCTCGCGCTCGCGAGAAAGATCCGGCGGCCGGTTATGCCCGCGATTTCATCACCGTGCTCAAAAGTCTTTGCCCGGCGCTCGTCGCTCAGCCGCAATTGCGAATCGTCACCAATGCCGGCGGAATGAATCCGATCGCTTGTGCCCGAGCGGCGGCGGAAGTGCTGCGGGACGCGGGGATTGTCGATGCGGTGATCGGTGTGGTGACCGGCGATGATATTCTTGGTCGGTTGCAAGAAATTCAGGACGGCGGGTGCGACTTGGAGAATCTCGATACGGGGCGTCCGCTTGCCGAGTTAGCTAGTCAGGCTGGAAAGCCTGACCTACGGGCGATTGTCAGCGCGAATGTTTATTTGGGGGCCACGCCGATTGCCGAGGCGCTGGCCGCGGGGGCGCGGATAGTTATCACCGGCCGCGTGGCCGACGCTTCGCTAACGGTGGGACCGGCCACGTTCGAGTTCGGTTGGAAGTGGGACGATTGGAACGCGCTGGCCGGCGCCAGCGTTGCTGGACACTTGATCGAATGCGGCGCGCAGGCGACCGGCGGTCTGTATCGCCATTGGCAGTCGCTCGACTTGGCGAACGTCGGTTATCCGATCGCCGAACTAATGGCCGATGGCACGGCGACAATCACCAAACCGCCCGGCACGGGCGGGGCCGTCACGCGGCAAACCGTCGCCGAGCAATTGGTCTATGAGATCGGCGACCCGGCCCATTACTTGACGCCCGATGTGGACGTCGATTTCACCACGGTCGAATTGTCCGAAACCGGACCAGACCGCGTGTCGGTTCGCGGCGCGACGGGCCGGCCGGCGCCGCAAACGTACAAAGCATCGCTCGCTTATCGGGCCGGTTATTCCGCCAGCGGGCAGCTATTGGTCTACGGCCACGACTGCGTGTCAAAGTCTCGCCAGTGCGCGGACATGATTTTGCGCCGCGTCGCCCGGGCGGGGTACACTTTCGAAGCGTCGCACGTGGAATGCTTGGGGGCCGCCGCGAGTGTTCCGGGGCTACATCCGCCGCCGGCCGATCTGAGAGAAGTCGTGCTGCGGCTAACCGTTCGCGATCCGCGGCGCGAGGCCGTCGAGCGGTTCACTGCCGAATTCGCTCCGCTCATCACCAGCGGGCCGCCCGGCTTGGCGGGCTACGCGGCCGGCCGGCCGGCGGTGCGGCCGGTGCTGGCATACTGGCCGGCTTTGGTGCCGCGAAATTTGATCGCCGCGAAAGTCGAATGCCGGTCCGCCGCCGATTGGATAGAATGA
- a CDS encoding ATP-binding cassette domain-containing protein translates to MLTRLYCDNYKCLVNFEFRPDATQLLMGRNGAGKSTVFEVLELIRDFAARGELVNNEDPSQIRLGGPTRTRRQDIRD, encoded by the coding sequence ATGCTGACACGACTATATTGCGACAACTACAAGTGTTTAGTGAACTTCGAGTTCCGGCCGGACGCGACGCAGTTGCTTATGGGCCGCAACGGAGCCGGCAAGTCCACGGTGTTCGAGGTGCTCGAACTGATTCGGGATTTTGCGGCCCGTGGCGAGCTTGTCAACAATGAAGATCCCAGCCAGATTCGGCTCGGTGGCCCGACCCGAACCCGCCGGCAAGACATCCGCGACTAA
- a CDS encoding ATP-binding protein codes for MSGTYTYELVVDEAGYPQPLPRVKKERLSLDGKPLYLFENGVVHLHNDRFEDRTQFEVSPRRSFLAEIESRADNTKLMWFKLWLDRLLSVQVDPKRMRSEAEREVLYPTHDLSNFAEWYRHLRQDSSAATDELRSSLQMVIEGFDGLDLKGPPSGTRLLHVAIRTGSDGTGKTRSYAFDELSDGQRALVGLYTILHCALTDRSTLCIDEPDNFVALREIQPWFSALLDRAQDNGSQVLLVSHHPELLNQLAPRSGVVIERLDAGPTRVRPFAPPSDSTLTPAEIMARGWEDG; via the coding sequence ATGTCGGGTACGTACACCTACGAACTGGTCGTGGATGAAGCAGGTTACCCACAACCACTGCCACGGGTCAAGAAAGAACGTTTGTCTCTTGACGGAAAGCCACTGTACCTTTTCGAGAACGGTGTCGTCCATTTGCACAACGACCGATTCGAGGACCGGACACAGTTCGAGGTTTCCCCGAGGCGATCATTCCTGGCTGAAATTGAGTCGCGAGCTGACAACACCAAGCTGATGTGGTTCAAATTGTGGCTGGACCGGTTGCTGTCTGTGCAGGTCGATCCAAAGCGAATGAGATCGGAAGCGGAAAGAGAGGTGCTCTACCCCACGCACGACCTCTCCAACTTCGCCGAGTGGTATCGCCATCTTCGCCAAGACAGCAGCGCGGCGACTGATGAGCTACGTTCGTCGCTCCAAATGGTGATCGAAGGGTTTGATGGCTTGGACCTAAAAGGGCCCCCTAGCGGAACGCGGCTGCTTCACGTCGCCATCCGAACCGGCAGTGATGGCACCGGGAAGACGCGGTCCTATGCCTTCGATGAACTTTCTGACGGACAGCGTGCGCTGGTTGGCCTCTACACCATTTTGCACTGTGCCCTCACGGACCGTTCGACATTGTGCATTGATGAACCGGATAACTTTGTCGCCCTGCGTGAAATCCAACCGTGGTTTTCCGCCTTACTGGACCGGGCGCAAGATAACGGGTCACAGGTGTTATTGGTTTCGCATCACCCGGAACTTCTCAACCAACTTGCACCTCGCAGCGGAGTCGTAATCGAGCGGCTCGACGCCGGTCCGACGCGTGTCCGCCCGTTCGCGCCGCCGTCTGACTCGACGCTCACCCCTGCGGAGATCATGGCTCGGGGATGGGAAGATGGTTGA
- a CDS encoding acyl-CoA carboxylase subunit beta has protein sequence MPRYPQAADSETLAALVARFREAEAEITLGGGRAAIERQHAKHRLTARERIERLLDPGTQFFELGLWAGWQMYDAYGGAPAAGVVTGIGTVAGRRHMIIANDATVKAGAFFPATAKKVLRAQRIAMQNRLPLIYLVDSAGVFLPLQEDVFPDEDDFGRIFRNNAIISAAGIGQIAAIMGNCVAGGGYLPVLCDKLLMTDGSGLYLAGPALVKSAIGQEVSSDELGGAEMHAQISGTIDYRDPDDASCLARLRNLLAALRPDEPQPPAPFARVQAVAPKRPGSDLYDIVGTNPRVEYEIRSVIDCLIDTDSFAEYKAEYGQTVVCGTARLGGFSVGIVANQHHRIHPAEGPLQFGGVLYVDSAEKAARFVMNCNQDWLPIVFLQDVNGFMVGRDSEREGIIKAGAKLVSAISNCRVPKITVILGGSFGAGNYAMCGKAFDPRLIFAWPTARVAVMGADQATGTLLDITIKKLEREGHAVDAGELAQLRDRVGSDYHRQMDVRYGAARGWIDAILDPAETRDALILSLETVTRHAELEPYRLGVFQV, from the coding sequence ATGCCGCGATATCCTCAAGCCGCCGATTCCGAGACACTCGCGGCGCTTGTCGCCCGGTTTCGCGAAGCCGAGGCGGAAATCACGTTGGGCGGCGGCCGGGCCGCCATCGAGCGGCAACACGCCAAACATCGCCTCACCGCCCGAGAACGCATCGAGCGGCTGTTGGACCCCGGCACGCAATTCTTCGAACTCGGCTTGTGGGCCGGCTGGCAGATGTACGATGCCTACGGCGGCGCTCCCGCGGCCGGCGTCGTCACCGGGATCGGCACCGTCGCCGGTCGGCGGCACATGATCATCGCCAACGACGCCACCGTCAAAGCCGGCGCCTTCTTTCCGGCCACGGCCAAAAAGGTGCTCCGCGCGCAGCGAATCGCCATGCAAAACCGGCTGCCGCTCATTTACCTTGTCGATTCGGCGGGCGTGTTTCTGCCGTTGCAGGAAGACGTCTTTCCCGATGAAGACGACTTCGGCCGTATCTTCCGCAACAACGCCATCATCTCCGCGGCCGGAATTGGCCAAATCGCCGCCATCATGGGCAATTGTGTCGCCGGCGGCGGCTATCTGCCGGTGCTCTGCGATAAACTGCTGATGACCGATGGCTCGGGCCTGTATCTCGCCGGGCCGGCGCTCGTCAAAAGCGCGATCGGCCAGGAAGTGTCGAGCGACGAGCTCGGCGGGGCCGAGATGCATGCCCAAATCAGCGGCACGATCGACTACCGCGATCCGGACGACGCAAGCTGCCTCGCCCGACTGCGGAATTTGCTTGCCGCCCTGCGCCCCGACGAGCCGCAGCCGCCGGCTCCCTTTGCCCGCGTGCAGGCCGTGGCTCCGAAGCGGCCGGGCAGCGATTTGTACGATATCGTCGGCACCAATCCGCGGGTCGAATACGAAATCCGCAGTGTGATCGATTGCTTGATCGACACCGATAGCTTCGCCGAATACAAGGCCGAATATGGCCAGACGGTCGTTTGCGGCACGGCGCGGCTGGGGGGATTTTCGGTGGGGATTGTCGCAAACCAACACCATCGAATCCATCCGGCCGAGGGGCCGTTGCAATTCGGCGGCGTGCTCTACGTCGATAGCGCCGAAAAGGCGGCGCGGTTCGTGATGAACTGCAATCAAGATTGGTTGCCGATCGTCTTTCTGCAAGACGTAAACGGCTTTATGGTCGGCCGCGATAGCGAACGAGAGGGGATCATCAAAGCGGGGGCGAAGCTCGTGAGCGCGATCAGCAATTGTCGCGTGCCGAAGATCACCGTAATTTTAGGCGGCTCGTTCGGTGCGGGCAATTACGCGATGTGCGGAAAAGCGTTCGACCCGCGGCTGATTTTCGCCTGGCCCACCGCCCGAGTAGCCGTGATGGGAGCGGACCAAGCCACCGGCACGCTGCTGGATATTACGATCAAGAAACTCGAGCGCGAGGGACACGCCGTCGATGCCGGCGAGCTGGCCCAACTACGCGACCGAGTGGGCAGCGACTACCATCGCCAGATGGACGTCCGCTACGGCGCCGCCCGCGGCTGGATTGACGCGATTCTCGACCCCGCCGAAACCCGCGACGCGCTGATCCTGTCGCTAGAAACCGTCACCCGCCACGCGGAGCTGGAGCCATATCGGCTGGGAGTGTTTCAGGTGTGA